From Varibaculum massiliense, a single genomic window includes:
- a CDS encoding DUF5979 domain-containing protein: MAGHKRYQKLTAVLTLLGLVLALIPVAVLALPKAQAEPADPAHPIIGSADDPWPSDPNREEESKDIKSAGSVALVFEFGNAYGYQSMGGVIPRSNIRDCPANPNSDNPQDWPGRANVDGLCRNWGQNKELEKVITSLKGSPLSIGIYHYARKMDKNDGINGPDLKATSLADQAGFDKVINKIRSLDASDGYGGARSQTWFGGNSEWGLGKLYRDMYQYQEQQKKEHADDPNFVPRPLYSKIIIMSVSDPHWRLEKNTWWDSRKGRWVTYHDKEGNFVVDSDNLDTDDAHGYHWNNPDDLERNPGRLAMLDVVRMIRGLGADIRTVGMGYWIKRWGPSRTYFMRYLTGDDPYYPNQYSSTDNYQYIDFPDDRGDPNPSWFGTGGEYFRGKYSKDGIANGTYAKTMRRWLTEDTHFSLTSDLVDQDFRYAKPNAGQKIDFTPLSTTVNPQNYLTGSDGRVVLNLNKANMSKGVEIRRPVRSNDSVLTKFQQKNVRCGGMDRDSGDFIKFTPDELAPDAAGKVGFKITADQIKKYYSIKCATYSRPLQKMIYKKKASANAQIRYIVGGYPDANNKFTKGDGASYTITWSCKDPLGEDPNAVVGTPGTTTRQIKGLDLVANLEPDIDLTANGAVPVGTQCTITEDIKMPQGYTYDQANAYFGSKSVFTGTNFRVDENQTQKIMDPAGLQSIKNVIVGNITLYDPQTATKDNSELTSETIYDSLRASIRVKFNFANSKNDPALAARIAQKKLPEKVPLYYNCRFMPDPTKPPELPEKNTGSYPGYVGATWVGVKTDGTAELVLGKDAAGKDAWPVGAHCLFSTTPPNQNISGPDLDVGEPVKIDGVITKDSYNSNVCAEDAKAKLPASQAKNCRNNYFWVHSPGESVINITEDLQRLQGKLRVTKELDGPAATLGIGKRFPMNLTCKDPEVNTTVPIAGQDIYKFGVTSTESELVEKVPAGLSCDLTEEAIGANTAVSNARLQLPTIPPVKITDTTIETPVTVKNTLDYKEVDLTINHQVAYKQPEPAPGMKNNLESKDNLVSVSCQLPGDSKTISKTATITGNGSVRVPEIPAGSVCDLQSVPQGVEGLGVKYEAPSQSVTIGENGATANLTTTYSLPSAGEISVQGLVKSRPQYDALKIPDSLDATVECEKPGANPTQVPITIDLKGGTSTTVPSNDIAEGASCTVKADLDDLEGKIEWKWSNQDDLAQAQDSPIAYQFTAPVGNNSANAVIRLWAKTKTATVNLAANSTMWTSKSADDTTTKIQVPKEWREAVLGIDSNPAKTTKVSMGVTCTLGSGANQSTANFAVNVSNDGTASPLEVPANWDCTANTSDSALKITGTTLQPVVWTGPGAPSNSDEYSYQWKSAADQTISLQRDYRLQLASFNFKKKVGGEGVAIISGGKQFKMNWSCSLNGKPIPIPGLRTITVDTDAPATFGDDLADRLQERNLHPSVSTQMGRFTQGEWHVVDALPAGAVCTVSEDMATAQVRQTLLDHYWEITPGYRSREPASPCEEASNKCRPANEGTTIKAQVLLPRDQPARNNIYKAGYGNVDAKDAHGKRINPIIPDTLPENFAGTMVPWNNYTFEKTQVKVSLTNSGNGAPLAKGKTFKARLYCAPPSLIGGSEVFENEAEFQEAVAAQSINVDLTFEESATNPGVWQDAIGSQMVPVGYSCVLAEAKFPELDAQVTTTIAKDSSQPTDTAGEDGLTALFKTKKENKQLKKKDDEKEILGFIVHGDLVGLDSNRQQKQSIFTIDNKFDRPAAKLKVKQVVTKDDTATQKSFGKALVDNNDVGYTLHYECTDKYLRDEQGKPLVYQDSKVLAADSEINLFSAEGAGGAFVPATSQCVFWHVNQDHKDPIAKYQSKLLLQPTATVETSGAETQFESVPNQLVPDPLKVVPANLDTTGENETTLTFEDTYFIPFVIYEIGTAVEGDRRDEALPKDTTKYQYSYSCEAPAGLPLPNEYPDGYPKVEGTTDEAVRATFVPLKKVIGGSKCKVTGTKAVSAQPHLKLAANWVPWDQNVNVLGIVLDDTVKFTGNERGEVTGKTQLTTSPFEVTLEQNNRRGVVLYSVFNNGTKVRIYKAKSPQGEVVPDATFSLYATKAGGTAQNPTVEPGDQIDLVPVEGKPGVYESKTELAPGTYLMGNTSAGKNAGERFPFAWKFDITVNPANQPAEQDTKVTLSKETGSSGLVAAYAPTEEVKAWQIELADVKFGKLPLTGGYLPWLWLLGISLVAASAAVMWHRRRE; this comes from the coding sequence CTTGGCCATCAGATCCCAACCGGGAAGAGGAATCAAAGGATATCAAGAGTGCCGGTTCTGTTGCCTTAGTTTTCGAGTTTGGCAATGCGTATGGCTACCAATCAATGGGTGGCGTTATTCCCAGAAGTAATATCAGAGATTGCCCGGCTAACCCTAATAGCGATAACCCGCAAGATTGGCCAGGCAGAGCCAATGTTGATGGTCTATGTAGGAACTGGGGGCAGAATAAAGAACTTGAGAAAGTCATTACTTCTTTAAAGGGGTCGCCACTGTCCATTGGTATCTATCACTATGCCCGGAAGATGGATAAGAACGATGGCATCAATGGTCCTGACTTGAAAGCTACCTCGCTAGCTGACCAGGCGGGTTTCGATAAAGTTATTAATAAAATCCGTTCACTAGATGCTTCCGATGGATACGGAGGGGCAAGATCCCAAACCTGGTTCGGTGGTAACAGTGAATGGGGGCTGGGTAAGCTCTATCGGGATATGTACCAATATCAGGAGCAGCAAAAGAAAGAACACGCTGACGATCCTAATTTCGTACCGCGGCCGCTCTACTCCAAAATCATTATCATGTCGGTTTCCGATCCCCACTGGCGTCTGGAAAAAAATACTTGGTGGGATTCCCGTAAGGGTCGCTGGGTGACTTACCACGATAAAGAAGGCAACTTTGTGGTCGACTCCGATAATTTGGATACGGACGACGCTCACGGGTACCACTGGAATAATCCCGATGATTTAGAGCGGAACCCTGGTCGCCTGGCCATGCTAGATGTGGTGCGGATGATTCGCGGTTTGGGCGCAGATATCCGCACTGTAGGTATGGGGTACTGGATTAAAAGATGGGGACCGTCTCGTACCTATTTCATGCGTTATTTGACTGGTGATGATCCCTACTATCCCAACCAGTACTCTTCCACCGATAACTATCAATATATTGATTTTCCTGATGATAGAGGTGACCCCAATCCTAGCTGGTTTGGAACTGGGGGCGAATACTTCCGGGGGAAATACTCAAAGGACGGGATTGCTAACGGCACCTATGCAAAGACTATGCGACGGTGGTTGACGGAAGACACCCACTTTTCGCTAACATCTGACCTGGTAGACCAAGATTTTCGCTATGCGAAGCCCAATGCTGGACAAAAGATTGATTTTACTCCCCTCAGCACCACTGTTAATCCGCAGAACTATTTAACAGGTTCCGATGGGCGTGTGGTGTTAAACCTCAACAAAGCGAATATGTCCAAAGGGGTGGAGATTAGGCGACCTGTCAGAAGCAACGATTCTGTGCTTACCAAGTTCCAGCAAAAAAATGTGCGCTGTGGCGGTATGGACAGAGACAGCGGGGATTTCATTAAGTTTACCCCGGATGAACTTGCTCCTGATGCAGCTGGAAAAGTCGGCTTTAAAATCACTGCAGACCAGATCAAAAAATACTATTCGATTAAGTGTGCTACATACTCGCGTCCGCTGCAGAAGATGATCTACAAAAAGAAGGCCAGCGCAAATGCGCAGATTCGGTACATAGTGGGCGGGTATCCCGATGCGAATAATAAGTTTACCAAAGGTGACGGTGCCAGCTACACCATTACTTGGAGCTGTAAAGACCCTCTGGGGGAAGATCCAAATGCCGTGGTTGGCACCCCGGGTACCACTACGCGGCAGATTAAGGGATTAGACCTGGTTGCGAATCTGGAGCCTGATATTGACCTAACCGCGAATGGTGCGGTACCGGTAGGTACCCAGTGCACTATCACGGAAGACATAAAGATGCCTCAAGGGTATACCTATGACCAGGCTAATGCCTATTTTGGTTCTAAGAGTGTATTTACGGGAACTAACTTCCGGGTGGATGAGAATCAGACACAGAAGATTATGGATCCTGCCGGCCTGCAGTCGATAAAAAATGTCATTGTAGGGAATATTACGCTTTACGATCCGCAGACAGCCACTAAAGATAACTCAGAGCTGACATCGGAAACTATCTACGATTCCTTGCGCGCTTCTATCCGGGTCAAGTTTAACTTTGCGAACTCGAAGAATGACCCGGCACTGGCAGCAAGAATTGCGCAAAAGAAATTGCCGGAAAAGGTGCCGTTGTACTACAACTGCCGCTTCATGCCCGACCCCACTAAACCCCCGGAATTACCCGAGAAGAATACCGGATCATATCCGGGCTATGTAGGAGCTACCTGGGTAGGGGTAAAGACTGATGGCACTGCCGAGCTAGTGTTAGGCAAAGATGCAGCTGGAAAAGATGCTTGGCCGGTAGGTGCCCACTGTTTGTTCTCTACTACTCCGCCAAACCAGAACATCAGTGGACCTGATTTGGATGTGGGGGAACCGGTAAAGATTGATGGCGTGATTACCAAAGACAGCTATAATTCCAATGTCTGTGCGGAGGACGCGAAAGCTAAACTTCCAGCTTCGCAGGCTAAGAACTGTAGGAATAACTATTTCTGGGTACACTCTCCCGGCGAAAGCGTTATTAACATAACCGAAGATTTGCAGCGCCTACAGGGCAAGTTGCGGGTAACGAAAGAACTAGATGGTCCCGCGGCTACTTTGGGAATTGGTAAAAGATTCCCCATGAATCTGACCTGTAAGGATCCGGAAGTAAATACCACTGTGCCGATTGCAGGGCAAGACATCTATAAGTTCGGGGTTACCAGCACTGAATCCGAATTGGTGGAAAAAGTTCCTGCCGGTCTTAGCTGCGACCTAACCGAGGAAGCGATAGGTGCTAATACCGCCGTTTCCAATGCCCGGTTGCAATTGCCCACGATTCCTCCGGTAAAGATAACAGATACTACGATAGAAACTCCGGTTACCGTTAAAAACACTCTTGACTACAAAGAGGTTGATTTAACTATTAACCATCAGGTTGCATATAAGCAGCCAGAACCAGCTCCGGGCATGAAAAACAATTTAGAGAGCAAGGATAACCTAGTTAGCGTTTCCTGTCAGTTACCTGGTGATTCAAAGACAATAAGTAAAACCGCGACTATCACTGGAAATGGCAGCGTAAGAGTGCCAGAGATTCCAGCAGGCTCCGTTTGCGACTTGCAATCTGTGCCCCAAGGAGTTGAGGGACTGGGAGTCAAGTACGAGGCTCCTTCCCAGAGCGTGACAATTGGGGAAAATGGAGCTACCGCGAATTTGACTACGACCTATTCGCTGCCAAGCGCGGGTGAAATTTCGGTACAGGGTCTAGTGAAATCCCGACCCCAGTATGACGCTCTGAAGATTCCCGATTCTTTGGATGCGACGGTCGAGTGTGAAAAACCGGGAGCAAACCCAACGCAGGTACCCATCACGATTGATTTGAAAGGTGGCACCAGTACGACTGTTCCCTCCAACGACATCGCTGAAGGTGCAAGTTGTACAGTTAAAGCCGATCTCGATGATTTAGAGGGGAAAATTGAGTGGAAGTGGTCAAATCAAGACGATTTAGCACAAGCTCAAGACAGCCCCATTGCTTACCAGTTTACTGCTCCTGTCGGAAATAACAGTGCTAACGCTGTTATTCGACTGTGGGCCAAGACCAAGACCGCCACGGTAAATCTGGCTGCTAACTCCACTATGTGGACTTCCAAGAGTGCCGATGACACTACCACCAAAATTCAGGTGCCGAAGGAATGGCGTGAAGCCGTACTGGGGATTGATAGCAATCCCGCTAAGACCACCAAGGTGTCAATGGGCGTTACCTGCACCCTAGGTAGTGGTGCTAATCAGTCCACTGCTAACTTCGCGGTTAACGTTTCCAATGATGGTACCGCGAGTCCTTTAGAAGTACCTGCCAATTGGGACTGTACGGCTAACACCAGTGATTCGGCATTGAAGATAACTGGAACTACTTTGCAACCAGTCGTTTGGACTGGTCCAGGCGCCCCCTCCAACAGTGACGAATATAGTTATCAGTGGAAATCAGCTGCGGATCAAACCATCTCTTTGCAGCGTGACTATCGCCTGCAACTGGCTTCTTTCAACTTTAAGAAGAAAGTTGGTGGCGAGGGGGTAGCCATTATCTCCGGCGGTAAACAGTTCAAAATGAACTGGAGCTGTAGTTTGAACGGGAAGCCGATTCCTATTCCTGGTCTCCGTACAATTACTGTCGATACCGATGCTCCCGCCACCTTTGGTGATGACCTGGCTGATAGGCTGCAAGAGCGCAATCTGCACCCCAGTGTCAGTACCCAAATGGGTCGTTTCACCCAGGGTGAATGGCATGTGGTTGATGCTCTGCCGGCAGGTGCAGTCTGTACTGTCAGCGAGGACATGGCAACGGCACAGGTAAGACAAACATTATTGGATCACTATTGGGAAATCACCCCCGGTTACCGTTCCCGAGAACCAGCGAGTCCCTGTGAAGAAGCCTCCAACAAGTGTCGCCCCGCAAATGAAGGTACCACGATTAAAGCGCAGGTACTTTTGCCCCGGGACCAACCAGCTCGGAACAATATCTACAAAGCCGGCTACGGCAACGTTGATGCAAAGGATGCCCATGGCAAGCGGATTAATCCGATAATCCCCGACACCTTGCCAGAGAACTTTGCCGGCACCATGGTTCCTTGGAATAACTATACCTTTGAAAAAACCCAGGTGAAAGTGAGTTTGACTAACAGTGGTAATGGGGCGCCCTTAGCTAAAGGCAAGACTTTTAAAGCGCGACTCTATTGTGCACCCCCGTCCCTAATCGGAGGTTCGGAGGTTTTCGAAAACGAAGCCGAATTCCAGGAAGCGGTCGCCGCCCAGAGTATTAACGTGGACTTGACCTTTGAAGAAAGTGCTACCAATCCTGGTGTGTGGCAGGATGCCATCGGATCACAGATGGTTCCGGTGGGCTATAGCTGCGTGCTGGCGGAAGCAAAGTTCCCCGAGTTAGACGCTCAGGTGACTACCACGATTGCCAAAGATTCCTCTCAACCCACTGATACTGCCGGTGAAGATGGTTTGACCGCTCTCTTTAAAACCAAGAAGGAGAATAAACAACTTAAAAAGAAGGATGATGAAAAGGAAATCTTGGGCTTTATCGTGCATGGCGATTTAGTGGGACTAGACAGTAACCGACAGCAGAAACAATCTATTTTCACCATCGATAACAAGTTTGATCGTCCGGCTGCGAAACTTAAAGTGAAGCAGGTGGTGACCAAAGATGATACTGCTACGCAAAAGTCCTTTGGTAAAGCCCTGGTTGACAATAACGATGTTGGCTACACGCTTCACTATGAATGTACCGATAAGTATCTCCGAGATGAACAGGGTAAACCGCTGGTATATCAGGACTCTAAGGTGCTAGCAGCGGACAGCGAAATTAACCTGTTCTCGGCTGAAGGCGCAGGAGGAGCCTTTGTGCCTGCTACTTCCCAGTGTGTTTTCTGGCATGTAAATCAAGATCACAAAGATCCGATAGCGAAGTACCAGAGTAAATTGTTATTGCAACCCACTGCCACGGTAGAAACCTCGGGGGCAGAAACTCAATTCGAGTCTGTTCCTAACCAGTTGGTACCAGATCCTTTGAAAGTTGTTCCCGCAAACTTGGATACCACAGGTGAGAATGAAACTACTCTTACCTTCGAGGACACTTATTTCATTCCCTTCGTGATTTATGAAATAGGTACGGCAGTTGAGGGCGATCGCCGGGACGAAGCGTTGCCGAAGGATACTACCAAGTACCAGTACTCCTACTCGTGTGAAGCTCCAGCGGGTCTACCTCTACCTAATGAGTACCCCGATGGGTACCCGAAGGTAGAAGGAACAACTGACGAGGCGGTACGCGCTACCTTTGTTCCGCTAAAGAAAGTAATCGGGGGCAGTAAATGCAAAGTTACTGGCACTAAAGCTGTATCGGCTCAGCCCCACCTGAAACTGGCAGCCAACTGGGTGCCTTGGGATCAGAATGTGAATGTTCTGGGAATAGTCCTGGATGACACCGTCAAGTTCACGGGAAATGAAAGAGGCGAGGTTACCGGCAAGACCCAGCTCACGACATCGCCCTTCGAGGTTACTTTGGAGCAAAATAACCGACGCGGCGTAGTACTGTATTCCGTTTTCAACAACGGAACCAAAGTGCGTATCTATAAAGCTAAGTCTCCCCAGGGAGAGGTCGTACCCGATGCTACCTTCTCCCTGTATGCAACAAAGGCCGGGGGAACCGCCCAGAATCCGACAGTAGAGCCCGGGGATCAAATAGATTTGGTGCCAGTTGAGGGTAAACCGGGCGTGTATGAATCGAAGACCGAGCTAGCTCCGGGTACCTACCTGATGGGTAACACCAGTGCCGGTAAGAATGCAGGCGAAAGGTTCCCCTTCGCTTGGAAGTTTGACATTACCGTAAATCCCGCTAACCAGCCGGCTGAGCAAGACACCAAGGTCACCCTCAGTAAGGAAACTGGCAGTTCTGGTCTAGTTGCCGCCTATGCGCCCACCGAGGAAGTCAAGGCCTGGCAGATCGAATTGGCGGATGTAAAGTTCGGGAAACTACCCCTGACCGGTGGCTATTTACCCTGGTTGTGGCTACTGGGAATCTCCCTGGTGGCCGCTTCGGCAGCCGTGATGTGGCATAGGAGGCGCGAATGA